ATTAGCATCAGCTATTCTTAACCCTTGGGTTGCAGGCTTACTTATCGCGGCAATTTTATCGGCGATTATGAGTACAATCGATTCACAGCTGCTCGTATGTTCCAGCGTGATAGTTGAAGACTTTTATAAACACATTAGTAAACGCAATGCGAGCGAGCGTGAATTGGTATGGTTATCACGTCTGTCATTAGCCGCAATCGCCATCGTCTCAACCTTAATTGCGACAAATCCAGAAAGCAGCGTGCTTGATTTAGTGAGTTATGCATGGGCGGGCTTTGGCGCAGCATTTGGGCCAACGGTAATTTTAGCGCTATTTTGGCCAAAATTTAATAAGTTTGGTGCCATCGCAGCGATTGTTTCAGGTGCGATAACCGTTGTTGCTTGGAAACAAGCTAGCGGCGGCATTTTTGACTTATATGAAATTGTCCCTGGCTTTATTATCGCTTTTATCGCTGGCTATTTCGTAAGCCGATTTGTAGATGCTAGCAATACCGAGCCAGAGCAAATTTTTAATCGTTTACAACAAACCGAAGAGCTTGGCTAGCCTTAACCAAAGCCTTGCGTGTTAAAGTGAGTAACGCCCTAGCACAACCTTGGGCTATTGAAAGTTGTAAGTGGATTTATATAGCGTAAGCAGCTAAATATTGCATAGTGCTAGATTGATTTTCTTGCGTTAAATAGACGATAAAATAAGACAAAACATTGGCTATCTAATAAGCTTTCACTTATAGTGCGTACAAAATTAAATTTGGCTCTACCCGTTGTTTTTAGTCTACTTTTGCAGGCATTCAATAACGAGAGTTAGCTGTTATTACACCGCAATTGATAGCATTTGTGGTACAAATCGGTTTAATGAGCAATGCTTACCTTATGTAGCGATTGCTCTTAACACAGATTGAACAGCAATAAAGAATTTCGGAAAGGATTTTTACTCGATGTATTTTTATGCAGCGCGTCAACCAATACTAGATAAAAACAAAAATCTCTTCGCCTACGAGTTATTATTTAGGGATAGTATCGACAATGTTTTCCCTGAAATAGATGGTGATGAAGCAACCAGCAAGATGGTTGAAGCTAGCCAATTTAGCTTAGGAATTCATGAGTTTACAGGTAACAAACCTGCTTTCATCAACTTCACATTGGACACCTTGAGTAAAGGTTATCCAACAATGCTGACTAAAGAAGAAGTGGTTGTTGAGATTTTAGAAACTATCAAGCCTGGTAAAAAGTTGCTCGCTTTGTGCCAAGACCTGCACAAGCAAGGCTACACATTAGCGCTAGATGATTATATTCATCAAAATGTTTGGGCGCATTTTTATCCATTTATCAAAATCATCAAAATTGATATTCAAGACACTTCGCTTGAGCAAATTCAAGAGATAAAACAAGCCATTGCTAAGTATCCACATATCCAATTATTAGCGGAGAAAGTGGAAACCTACGAAGAATACAACCAAGCACTTGAATTGGGATTTGAATACTTCCAAGGCTATTTCTTCTCGAAGCCTGAAATGGTGAAAACAAAGAACTTATCACCTTCACAAATCGCCATGGCAGAGCTTTTATATGAAACAAGCAAGCCAGAGCTAGACCTTGCCAGCATTACTTCCGTATTTGAGCGTGATGTGACGCTTTCATACAAGCTATTACGCTATGCTAACTCGCCAATTTTCAGACGCCGTAGTGAGATTGCCACCATCAAGCAAGCATTGGTAATTTTAGGCTCAGCAGAGCTTAAGCGTTTCATTGGGCTAATGTTTGCCGCTAATGTTAATCCAGACAAGCCGTCAGAGCTGATCAATTTGTCCATGGCACGCGCTAAATTCTGTGAGCAAATCGCTGATATTATGAACCCAAGGCTAGATAGCTCTATCGCTTTCTTAACCGGTTTATTATCTTTGATTGACGCAATTTTGGATGAAGATATTGAAACCG
This Thalassotalea euphylliae DNA region includes the following protein-coding sequences:
- a CDS encoding EAL and HDOD domain-containing protein, with product MYFYAARQPILDKNKNLFAYELLFRDSIDNVFPEIDGDEATSKMVEASQFSLGIHEFTGNKPAFINFTLDTLSKGYPTMLTKEEVVVEILETIKPGKKLLALCQDLHKQGYTLALDDYIHQNVWAHFYPFIKIIKIDIQDTSLEQIQEIKQAIAKYPHIQLLAEKVETYEEYNQALELGFEYFQGYFFSKPEMVKTKNLSPSQIAMAELLYETSKPELDLASITSVFERDVTLSYKLLRYANSPIFRRRSEIATIKQALVILGSAELKRFIGLMFAANVNPDKPSELINLSMARAKFCEQIADIMNPRLDSSIAFLTGLLSLIDAILDEDIETVLEKLPLSQEIKDTLLTQKGVMAALIKLLELIERAEWDKTSLVMDKLQLDKEQTVEFYNQALAWADEQAQQVS